The following coding sequences are from one Magnetococcales bacterium window:
- the aroE gene encoding shikimate dehydrogenase yields MNTLQRFGVIGDPIHHSLSPFMHNLAYAERGMTHCRYDFFHVRAENLTEAVRDLRAQGVVGFNATIPHKENLVPLMDALDPMARMIGAVNTVVIQPDGRLIGYNTDGYGFITDLREVWGGFLRDIEILVLGAGGAARGVLAALLQEGAGSVGLMNRTHERAVALAEEFSRFFPDRLITPIPWTHTLPACQLVINTTSLGMDNATEAVPDLTLLPPSALVYDIVYSPPVTPLLSAARARGLKIENGLGMLIHQGAKAFEIWTGQTMPVDAVRKGLKEQRGVGSLRG; encoded by the coding sequence ATGAATACCCTCCAACGTTTCGGCGTGATCGGCGACCCGATCCACCACTCCCTTTCCCCCTTCATGCACAATCTGGCTTATGCCGAACGGGGCATGACCCATTGTCGCTATGATTTTTTTCACGTGCGGGCGGAAAATCTCACCGAGGCGGTACGGGATCTGCGCGCTCAGGGCGTCGTCGGCTTCAACGCCACCATTCCCCACAAGGAAAACCTCGTCCCCCTCATGGACGCACTCGATCCCATGGCCCGCATGATCGGCGCGGTCAATACCGTCGTCATCCAGCCCGATGGCCGATTGATCGGCTACAACACCGACGGCTATGGCTTCATCACCGATTTGCGGGAGGTTTGGGGCGGTTTTTTGCGTGACATCGAAATCCTTGTGCTCGGGGCCGGAGGAGCGGCGCGCGGCGTGCTGGCGGCTTTGTTGCAAGAGGGGGCCGGATCGGTTGGGTTGATGAACCGCACCCACGAACGGGCCGTCGCCCTGGCCGAGGAATTTTCCCGGTTTTTCCCCGACCGTTTGATCACTCCCATCCCCTGGACCCACACCCTGCCTGCCTGCCAACTGGTGATCAATACCACCAGCCTGGGCATGGACAACGCCACCGAAGCGGTCCCGGATCTGACCTTGTTGCCCCCTTCCGCCTTGGTCTACGACATCGTTTATTCCCCACCCGTGACCCCTTTGCTTTCCGCCGCCCGCGCCCGGGGATTGAAGATCGAAAATGGTCTCGGCATGCTCATCCACCAAGGCGCCAAGGCGTTCGAGATCTGGACCGGTCAGACCATGCCCGTGGATGCGGTCCGGAAAGGGCTGAAAGAACAGCGGGGGGTGGGGTCGTTGCGGGGGTGA
- a CDS encoding Nif3-like dinuclear metal center hexameric protein: MTELERFLAETLQVSAIADYAPNGVQVRGRDSVERVVGGVSACMDLFRAADQVAADLILVHHGMFWNKDSRVVEGNLKARLSFLLSRELSLMAYHLPLDRHPEYGNNAMILKYLNLKPIAPFGLYHGTHLSFLGENGSGGTFDELVGRVRQVFGGEPLILPFGPERVRVVAVCSGAAPELVREAKEAGADLFLSGEAAEPLYHFAREERIHVIAAGHHRTEKFGVQAIGALLAKQFGIEFRFIDIPNPI; encoded by the coding sequence TTGACGGAATTGGAACGGTTCCTGGCTGAGACTCTACAGGTTTCGGCGATTGCGGATTATGCGCCCAACGGGGTTCAGGTACGGGGTCGAGACTCCGTTGAACGGGTGGTTGGGGGGGTATCGGCCTGTATGGATCTGTTCCGGGCCGCCGATCAGGTGGCGGCTGATTTGATTTTGGTACATCACGGAATGTTCTGGAACAAGGATTCACGTGTGGTGGAGGGCAATTTAAAGGCGCGTCTGTCTTTTTTGCTCTCCCGGGAGTTAAGTCTGATGGCGTATCACCTGCCCTTGGACCGTCATCCGGAGTATGGCAACAATGCCATGATTTTAAAATATTTAAATCTCAAACCCATCGCACCGTTCGGGTTGTATCACGGCACGCATCTCTCCTTTTTGGGGGAGAACGGTTCGGGTGGAACCTTTGACGAATTGGTGGGGCGGGTCCGTCAGGTGTTTGGGGGGGAGCCCTTGATTTTGCCATTCGGGCCGGAGCGGGTACGGGTGGTGGCGGTCTGTTCCGGGGCTGCCCCGGAGCTGGTGCGGGAGGCCAAAGAGGCGGGTGCGGATCTGTTCTTGAGTGGCGAAGCCGCGGAGCCTTTGTATCATTTTGCCCGCGAGGAACGAATTCATGTAATCGCCGCCGGTCATCATCGCACCGAGAAGTTCGGCGTTCAGGCCATTGGCGCGTTGTTGGCCAAGCAGTTCGGAATCGAGTTTCGTTTCATCGACATCCCCAATCCGATCTGA
- a CDS encoding uroporphyrinogen decarboxylase, with amino-acid sequence MPEPHHRFLRACLRLPTDRVPIWIMRQAGRYLPEYMEVRRQAGDFLSLCKNPELATQVTLQPVDRFGLDAAILFSDILVVPEAMGMGLHFGSGEGPILDPAINAPGDVEKLRVFDPEQELDYVMNTIRTIRRELADRVPLIGFSGSPWTLATYMVEGGSSKNFSRIKGMMYDRPEVLQALLDRLVDAVTRYLNAQIRHGVQAVQIFDTWGGVLGHDEFLEFSLESMRRIVAGLERTGPDGTVVPVILFAKGCGSHLERMAASGCDVVGLDWTTDLAQARLRVEGRVALQGNMDPAVLSATPERIRREAERTLKAYGPHPGHVFNLGHGITPDCAPRKVTALVEAVQGFSFGSASS; translated from the coding sequence ATGCCTGAACCTCATCATCGTTTTTTGAGAGCCTGTCTCAGGCTGCCCACCGATCGGGTTCCAATCTGGATCATGCGTCAAGCCGGTCGTTATCTGCCGGAATACATGGAAGTGCGCAGACAGGCCGGTGATTTTTTGTCGTTGTGCAAGAATCCGGAATTGGCCACGCAGGTTACCTTGCAACCCGTGGACCGATTTGGATTGGATGCGGCAATTTTGTTTTCCGACATTCTGGTAGTTCCCGAGGCCATGGGCATGGGGCTGCATTTTGGCTCCGGGGAAGGCCCGATCCTGGATCCGGCGATCAACGCCCCCGGCGATGTGGAAAAATTGCGGGTTTTTGACCCGGAACAGGAGCTGGATTATGTCATGAACACCATCCGGACCATCCGGAGAGAACTGGCGGATCGGGTGCCCTTGATCGGTTTTTCCGGCAGTCCCTGGACTCTGGCCACCTACATGGTGGAGGGGGGATCGAGCAAGAATTTCTCACGCATCAAAGGGATGATGTATGACCGTCCGGAAGTGCTCCAGGCCCTGCTGGATCGGCTGGTGGATGCGGTGACCCGTTATTTGAATGCCCAGATTCGCCATGGGGTTCAGGCTGTTCAAATTTTTGACACCTGGGGCGGTGTGCTGGGACATGACGAATTTCTGGAATTTTCCCTGGAGAGCATGCGCCGCATCGTCGCCGGATTGGAGCGCACCGGTCCGGATGGAACGGTGGTGCCGGTGATTCTGTTCGCCAAGGGGTGCGGCAGTCACCTGGAACGGATGGCCGCCAGCGGTTGCGACGTGGTGGGGTTGGACTGGACCACGGATCTGGCTCAGGCCCGGTTGCGGGTCGAAGGCCGGGTGGCGTTGCAAGGCAACATGGATCCGGCGGTGCTGTCCGCCACGCCGGAACGGATCCGCCGCGAAGCCGAACGTACCTTGAAAGCCTACGGTCCCCATCCGGGACATGTGTTCAATCTCGGCCACGGCATCACCCCGGACTGCGCTCCCCGCAAGGTGACGGCGCTGGTGGAGGCTGTGCAAGGATTTTCTTTCGGGAGTGCCTCCTCATGA
- the hemN gene encoding oxygen-independent coproporphyrinogen III oxidase, protein MTGSLVSQEVRFDRALIEKYDRAGPRYTSYPTAPHFHEGFGPREFQQEIARSSAEQPDRALSLYLHIPFCDTVCYYCACNKIITPDRARAVPYLEALIREISLMGRHFTPERQVTQIHFGGGSPSYLTLDQTQRLWGVLRDHFNLADRSRGEFGIEADPRECPEGTIARLAEIGFNRISFGVQDLEYAVQKAVNRIQPVELTQRCVAESRAHGFQSVNLDLIYGLPLQTEASFLKTLEVVIRDLDPDRLAVFNYAHLPQYFTPQRRIDATQLPPPEVKLRILEQTIARLLEAGYVYVGMDHFAKPGDELATAQRQGGLHRNFQGYTTRAECDLVGLGLTSISQFGHAYAQNYKTLPEYYARIDAGELAVFRGLALNADDRIRRDVIMRLLCDFQLDRRATGQRLGIDFNAYFAEESQEIARMVEEGLLEDDGNLMRVTAGGRLLIRNVCMAFDWYLAHGPQTKAFSKTI, encoded by the coding sequence ATGACCGGATCCCTCGTCTCCCAGGAGGTGCGTTTTGATCGCGCCCTGATCGAAAAATACGACCGGGCCGGACCCCGTTACACCTCCTATCCCACGGCTCCCCATTTTCACGAGGGGTTCGGACCCCGGGAGTTCCAGCAGGAGATCGCCCGCTCCAGCGCCGAACAGCCGGATCGGGCCCTTTCGTTGTATCTGCACATCCCGTTTTGCGACACGGTGTGTTACTACTGCGCCTGCAACAAGATCATCACTCCGGACCGGGCACGGGCGGTTCCCTACCTGGAGGCCCTGATCCGGGAGATTTCCTTGATGGGTCGCCACTTCACTCCGGAGCGTCAGGTCACGCAGATCCACTTCGGGGGTGGCTCACCCTCCTACCTCACTTTGGACCAGACCCAGCGCCTCTGGGGGGTGCTGCGGGACCATTTCAACCTGGCGGACCGGAGTCGCGGGGAGTTCGGCATCGAGGCCGATCCCAGAGAGTGTCCGGAAGGGACCATCGCCCGTCTGGCGGAAATCGGATTCAATCGGATTTCCTTCGGGGTGCAGGATCTGGAATACGCGGTGCAAAAGGCGGTCAACCGCATCCAGCCCGTGGAGCTGACCCAACGGTGTGTGGCCGAATCCCGTGCCCATGGTTTCCAGTCGGTCAATCTGGATCTGATCTACGGCTTGCCGTTGCAGACGGAAGCCTCCTTTTTGAAAACTTTGGAGGTGGTGATCCGGGATCTGGATCCGGATCGGCTGGCGGTGTTCAATTATGCCCATTTGCCCCAATATTTCACCCCGCAACGGCGCATCGACGCCACGCAACTGCCGCCTCCCGAGGTCAAGCTGCGCATTCTGGAACAGACCATCGCCCGGTTGCTGGAAGCCGGATATGTCTACGTGGGCATGGATCACTTCGCCAAGCCCGGCGACGAGCTGGCCACCGCCCAGCGGCAGGGGGGATTGCATCGCAATTTTCAGGGTTACACCACCCGGGCCGAATGCGATCTGGTGGGCTTGGGATTGACCTCCATCAGCCAGTTCGGTCACGCCTACGCCCAGAATTACAAAACCCTGCCCGAGTATTACGCCCGCATCGACGCCGGAGAGCTGGCGGTTTTCCGGGGATTGGCCCTCAATGCCGATGACCGGATCCGTCGGGATGTGATCATGCGGCTGCTGTGTGACTTCCAGTTGGACCGGAGGGCCACGGGGCAACGATTGGGGATTGATTTCAACGCCTATTTCGCCGAAGAATCCCAGGAGATCGCCCGCATGGTCGAAGAGGGGCTTTTGGAAGACGATGGCAATCTCATGCGGGTGACCGCCGGTGGACGGTTGTTGATTCGCAACGTCTGCATGGCGTTTGATTGGTATCTGGCCCACGGGCCGCAAACCAAGGCCTTTTCAAAGACGATATGA
- the hemG gene encoding protoporphyrinogen oxidase has product MTKSSGRILILGGGISGLSLAWFLHRRGERVGVLEAGERPGGTIRTERMDGYQVELGPNSTLQKPGEPEDALGRLVSELELDSRLIEAAPAASRRYVMRRGRLIPLPDSPPAFVRSPVFSPLAKLRLLKEPLVGWVDHEENIASFVRRRLGREFLDYAIEPFISGVYAGDPRNLSVRAAVPKIYDVEQRFGSLIVGGFMIGKKKKTMGTPRGRLVSFDAGMELLPATLAARLPPGSVRCGMEVVTVKPVAAGGWEVEWKNLQGERGVEQAERVVLAMPAHAAAKVLFSSLPKASRFLSGIAYAPIVSTALGYTRNQVAHPLDGFGFLLPRREQVRLLGALFSSSLFPGRAPEGKTLLTTFIGGAMDPEALTLPDGPLESWVRKDLAGCLGISGEPEFSRFTRYQAAIPQYNVGHLERIEAIDQALEIHSGLYTRANWRDGISVSDCVWNAERLARRLTGEEEKKEEENPE; this is encoded by the coding sequence ATGACCAAGAGTTCCGGCAGGATTTTGATTCTGGGGGGAGGGATTTCCGGTCTTTCCCTCGCCTGGTTTTTGCATCGCCGCGGGGAGCGGGTCGGGGTATTGGAGGCCGGTGAACGGCCCGGAGGCACGATCCGCACCGAACGCATGGATGGCTATCAGGTGGAATTGGGTCCCAATTCCACCTTGCAAAAACCTGGTGAACCCGAAGACGCCCTGGGACGGCTGGTGTCAGAACTGGAGCTGGACAGTCGTCTGATCGAAGCCGCTCCTGCGGCCTCCAGACGCTATGTGATGCGCCGTGGCCGATTGATCCCCTTGCCCGATTCTCCGCCGGCGTTTGTGCGTTCGCCGGTTTTTTCGCCTTTGGCCAAGCTGCGTTTGCTCAAGGAGCCGCTGGTGGGCTGGGTGGATCACGAAGAGAACATCGCATCCTTCGTGCGGCGTCGGCTGGGTCGGGAATTTCTCGATTACGCCATTGAACCGTTCATCTCCGGGGTGTATGCCGGGGATCCCCGGAATCTGTCGGTGCGGGCGGCGGTGCCGAAAATTTACGATGTGGAACAACGGTTCGGCTCTTTGATTGTCGGCGGTTTCATGATCGGCAAAAAGAAAAAGACCATGGGCACCCCACGGGGCCGACTGGTCAGCTTCGATGCCGGAATGGAACTGCTGCCCGCCACGCTGGCGGCGCGTCTGCCCCCCGGAAGCGTGCGCTGCGGCATGGAGGTGGTGACCGTGAAACCGGTCGCTGCGGGAGGCTGGGAGGTGGAGTGGAAAAACCTCCAGGGGGAGCGGGGCGTGGAACAGGCCGAACGGGTGGTTTTGGCCATGCCGGCCCATGCGGCGGCCAAAGTGCTGTTTTCTTCGTTGCCGAAGGCCAGTCGGTTTTTGTCGGGCATCGCCTATGCCCCGATCGTCTCCACCGCTCTGGGATACACCCGCAATCAGGTGGCCCATCCCCTGGATGGATTTGGCTTTTTGCTGCCCCGTCGGGAGCAGGTGCGGTTGTTGGGGGCGTTGTTCTCCTCGTCGTTGTTTCCGGGACGCGCCCCGGAAGGCAAAACCTTGTTGACCACCTTCATCGGTGGCGCCATGGATCCCGAAGCCCTGACCCTGCCGGATGGCCCCTTGGAATCGTGGGTACGCAAGGATCTGGCCGGCTGTCTGGGGATCAGCGGCGAACCGGAGTTCAGCCGTTTTACCCGGTATCAGGCGGCCATTCCCCAATACAATGTGGGTCATCTGGAACGGATCGAGGCCATCGACCAGGCGTTGGAGATTCATTCCGGTCTTTATACCCGCGCCAACTGGCGGGATGGCATTTCGGTCTCCGATTGCGTGTGGAACGCCGAACGCTTGGCGAGACGCCTGACCGGCGAAGAGGAGAAAAAAGAGGAGGAGAACCCGGAATGA
- the dnaQ gene encoding DNA polymerase III subunit epsilon produces the protein MTRLIALDTETTGLSPAKGDRIVELGCVELVHMRKGQSRQWFINPERSIPAEATRIHGITDEQVAGAPIFKGIAEEFLAFIGQDGLVIHNAGFDMGFLNAELARIKRPPLDTGRVIDTLAISRRRYPGAKSDLDSLCKRLKIDNTHRKFHGALLDAELLADVYVALNGGAQFAMDLTASAEPLPSLPVAAGQAGQEGTASAPLAVVRPTRPWPLSREEELAHEAFLEFMQKEHRACVWAESEFHT, from the coding sequence ATGACCCGTCTGATCGCCCTGGACACGGAAACCACCGGACTCTCCCCGGCCAAGGGGGATCGCATCGTGGAACTGGGTTGCGTGGAACTGGTCCACATGCGCAAAGGCCAGAGCCGGCAATGGTTCATCAATCCGGAACGGTCGATTCCCGCCGAGGCGACCCGCATTCACGGCATCACCGACGAACAGGTGGCCGGAGCGCCGATTTTCAAGGGGATTGCGGAGGAATTTCTGGCTTTTATCGGCCAGGATGGATTGGTGATTCACAATGCCGGCTTCGACATGGGATTTCTCAACGCCGAGCTGGCCCGGATCAAGCGTCCCCCTCTCGACACCGGGCGGGTGATCGATACCCTGGCCATATCGCGCCGTCGTTATCCCGGTGCCAAGTCGGATCTGGACTCCTTGTGCAAACGCCTCAAGATCGACAATACCCACCGGAAGTTTCATGGCGCGTTGCTGGACGCCGAACTTCTGGCCGATGTCTATGTGGCCTTGAACGGCGGTGCCCAGTTTGCCATGGATCTGACCGCTTCGGCGGAGCCGTTGCCATCGTTGCCGGTGGCGGCGGGACAGGCCGGTCAGGAGGGGACAGCCTCAGCACCCCTGGCGGTGGTCAGACCGACGCGCCCATGGCCTTTGTCCCGGGAGGAGGAGTTGGCCCATGAGGCGTTTTTGGAATTCATGCAAAAAGAGCATCGGGCCTGTGTGTGGGCGGAGAGTGAATTCCATACCTAG
- the petA gene encoding ubiquinol-cytochrome c reductase iron-sulfur subunit — translation MTATAHSTAHSHPPVSVQPEEESRRDFLILATGAVSAVGVAGAAWPFIQSWSPSADVLSQATTEVDISALAKGQMITVPWQGKPVFILHRTDEQIASAKKGDGEKLPDPAKDADRAQKPEYLVLLAICTHLGCVPQPVGTGNYGGFLCPCHGSHYDTSGRIRQGPAPKNLEVPYYTFKDEKILVIGKAVG, via the coding sequence ATGACTGCCACCGCACACTCCACTGCCCACTCCCATCCACCGGTCTCCGTCCAACCCGAGGAAGAAAGTCGTCGTGATTTCCTGATCTTGGCCACAGGAGCCGTCAGCGCGGTCGGCGTTGCAGGCGCGGCCTGGCCATTCATTCAATCCTGGAGCCCATCGGCTGACGTGCTTTCCCAGGCCACCACCGAGGTGGATATCAGTGCGTTGGCCAAGGGTCAGATGATCACCGTCCCCTGGCAGGGCAAACCGGTTTTCATTCTTCACCGCACCGACGAGCAGATCGCGAGCGCCAAAAAAGGCGACGGGGAAAAACTCCCGGATCCCGCCAAGGATGCGGATCGGGCACAAAAGCCGGAATATCTCGTATTGCTGGCCATTTGCACCCATCTGGGCTGTGTGCCCCAACCCGTCGGAACCGGCAATTATGGCGGTTTCCTGTGTCCTTGTCACGGCTCCCACTATGACACCTCGGGACGCATTCGTCAGGGACCGGCTCCCAAGAACCTCGAAGTTCCCTACTATACCTTCAAGGATGAGAAAATCCTGGTGATCGGCAAGGCGGTCGGCTGA
- a CDS encoding cytochrome b/b6, translating into MVFKSLMDWVDARLPVTALIKSQATEYPTPKNLNYWWNFGSLALFCLIIMLLTGLFLAMHYKPDANLAFDAVEHIMRDVNYGWLLRYLHANGATFFFMVVYVHILRGMYYGSYRAPREILWWVGVIIFFLLMATAFMGYVLPWGQMSYWGAAVITNLMSAIPVVGQELVIWVWGGFAVGDPTLNRFFALHFLLPFVIFGVVIVHLWALHAVHSNNPDGIDVDHHKDCIPFHPYFTIKDLYGVGVFLIVYCGFVFFQPNFFLEPDNYIPANPMQTPAHIVPEWYFLPFYAVLRSIDFLGSYSKLAGVISMGAAIAILFILPFLDRSPVRSFRYRPLSKQLFWIFVIDCFILGWVGYNPADATRFNGALPLIVVGRTCTAIYFGYFILLWIITAFDIEKPKPVPKSL; encoded by the coding sequence ATGGTGTTTAAATCGCTCATGGATTGGGTGGATGCCCGTCTGCCCGTCACGGCTCTGATCAAAAGTCAGGCCACCGAATACCCGACGCCCAAGAACCTCAACTATTGGTGGAACTTCGGCTCATTGGCTTTGTTTTGTCTCATCATCATGCTGCTGACCGGTCTGTTTCTGGCCATGCACTACAAGCCGGACGCCAATCTGGCTTTCGACGCTGTCGAACACATCATGCGTGATGTCAACTACGGCTGGTTGTTGCGTTATCTGCATGCCAACGGCGCCACGTTCTTTTTCATGGTTGTTTATGTCCACATCCTGCGGGGCATGTATTACGGCTCTTATCGCGCCCCCCGCGAAATCCTGTGGTGGGTTGGCGTGATCATCTTCTTCCTGCTGATGGCCACGGCTTTCATGGGTTATGTGCTTCCCTGGGGTCAGATGTCCTACTGGGGTGCGGCGGTCATCACCAATCTGATGAGTGCCATTCCGGTGGTGGGTCAGGAGCTGGTGATCTGGGTGTGGGGTGGATTCGCGGTTGGCGATCCCACCTTGAATCGTTTCTTCGCGTTGCACTTCCTGCTGCCCTTTGTGATTTTCGGAGTGGTGATTGTCCATCTGTGGGCCTTGCATGCGGTCCACTCGAACAATCCGGACGGCATCGACGTGGATCATCACAAGGATTGCATTCCGTTTCATCCGTACTTCACCATCAAGGATCTGTACGGAGTCGGTGTTTTCCTGATCGTTTATTGTGGTTTTGTTTTCTTCCAGCCCAATTTCTTCTTGGAGCCGGACAACTACATCCCGGCCAACCCCATGCAGACCCCGGCCCACATCGTGCCGGAATGGTACTTCCTGCCGTTTTATGCGGTGTTGCGTTCCATTGACTTCCTGGGTTCCTACAGCAAGTTGGCGGGTGTGATTTCCATGGGGGCCGCCATTGCCATCCTGTTCATTCTGCCTTTCCTGGATCGTTCGCCGGTGCGTTCGTTCCGGTATCGTCCGTTGAGCAAGCAGCTGTTTTGGATCTTTGTCATCGACTGTTTCATCCTGGGCTGGGTGGGGTACAATCCGGCCGATGCCACCCGTTTCAACGGTGCTTTGCCCCTGATTGTCGTGGGTCGCACCTGCACGGCCATCTACTTCGGGTATTTCATCCTGTTGTGGATCATCACCGCATTTGACATCGAAAAACCCAAACCCGTGCCCAAAAGCCTGTAA
- a CDS encoding LysR family transcriptional regulator produces MSFSDTRLRVFYSVAKHLSFTRAAEELYLTQPAVTFQIRQLEEHFNTRLFDRHHNRISLTEAGMMVFNYADRILELYRETEKAINEMTGVTRGVIKLGATTTLGEYLLPRILSGYHDGFPGVQVRLTVHNTRMVVRKLEDATIDIGMVEGPVNNKNIVVSPCMEDELVLIVAPNHPLAKLDEIPVQMLKEYPFVSREEGSGTRAVITDLLSKFGVQYEQLDLILEMGSTESIKAAVEGGVGFSIVSLIALRKEVSLKSLVIRRLKEGTMKRRLNFVYQKQKFRSKAVEEFLAYAQGECTKIKEKPLV; encoded by the coding sequence ATGAGCTTTTCCGATACCCGTCTGCGTGTTTTCTACTCGGTTGCCAAGCATCTTTCCTTCACCCGGGCGGCGGAGGAGCTTTATCTTACCCAGCCGGCGGTCACTTTTCAGATTCGGCAGTTGGAGGAGCATTTCAACACCCGGCTGTTTGATCGTCATCACAATCGCATTTCCCTGACCGAAGCCGGGATGATGGTATTCAACTATGCGGACCGGATTTTGGAGTTGTATCGGGAGACGGAAAAGGCCATCAACGAAATGACGGGGGTGACCCGTGGTGTGATCAAGCTGGGCGCCACCACCACTTTGGGTGAATATTTGTTGCCTCGGATTTTAAGTGGGTATCATGATGGTTTTCCGGGTGTTCAGGTTCGTCTGACGGTACACAACACCCGTATGGTGGTGCGCAAGTTGGAGGATGCCACCATTGACATTGGCATGGTTGAAGGTCCGGTGAACAACAAGAACATTGTGGTTTCTCCATGCATGGAAGATGAATTGGTTTTGATTGTGGCTCCCAACCATCCTTTGGCCAAGTTGGACGAGATTCCGGTGCAAATGCTCAAGGAGTATCCCTTTGTCTCCCGGGAGGAGGGATCCGGAACCCGTGCGGTGATCACGGATTTATTGAGCAAATTTGGTGTGCAGTATGAGCAATTGGATTTGATTCTTGAAATGGGTTCCACGGAATCGATCAAGGCGGCGGTGGAAGGTGGTGTTGGTTTCAGTATTGTTTCGTTGATTGCCTTGCGCAAGGAAGTCAGTTTGAAATCTCTGGTGATCCGACGTTTGAAAGAAGGCACCATGAAGCGTCGGCTTAATTTTGTTTACCAAAAGCAGAAGTTTCGTTCCAAAGCGGTTGAGGAATTCCTGGCTTACGCTCAAGGTGAGTGTACCAAGATCAAGGAAAAGCCGCTTGTCTGA
- a CDS encoding TIGR01459 family HAD-type hydrolase encodes MNNKPRIDSQEALTPRYAQYRRMLCTTHPGLDLRLRQGRLIRSTLVELASRFDVILLDAFGVLNLGEQVIPGAPEAISALRAQGKAVRVVSNNASQSPANMVRRLKKMGFDLTVEEIISSGMAVAPYIENSMHRDRPYLLVGSDDSASVYAPFPESLMVNRSGSTLTLEEAESILICSNREYHGGQQEQDALQLLTHKKVPLLLANPDLATPKPDGRLEAVAGYAAFDLAETFGLTIEGIGKPFPPIFQEVIRRFPEVPRERFLMVGDTLDTDVLGAAAMGFASCLALSGACAGWGDSLESLCDVRGIRPDFVIASLGG; translated from the coding sequence ATGAACAACAAACCGCGCATCGACTCCCAGGAAGCCCTGACTCCTCGTTATGCCCAATATCGCCGCATGCTCTGCACCACCCATCCCGGTCTGGATCTCCGGTTGCGTCAGGGTCGCCTGATCCGGAGTACTCTGGTCGAACTGGCCAGCCGGTTTGACGTGATTCTTTTGGACGCCTTCGGCGTGTTGAATCTGGGAGAACAGGTCATTCCCGGCGCTCCCGAGGCGATTTCGGCCTTGCGCGCTCAAGGCAAAGCGGTGCGGGTGGTCTCCAACAACGCCTCCCAATCCCCGGCCAATATGGTCCGTCGGTTGAAGAAAATGGGCTTCGACCTGACCGTGGAGGAGATCATTTCGTCAGGCATGGCCGTGGCCCCATATATCGAAAATTCCATGCATCGGGACCGCCCTTACCTGCTGGTGGGCAGCGATGACAGTGCCAGCGTGTACGCCCCTTTTCCCGAATCCCTCATGGTCAACCGGTCCGGATCAACCCTGACGCTGGAAGAGGCGGAATCGATTCTGATTTGCAGCAATCGGGAGTATCACGGCGGCCAGCAGGAACAAGACGCCTTGCAACTTTTGACGCACAAAAAAGTTCCCCTGCTGCTCGCCAATCCGGATCTGGCCACCCCCAAACCCGATGGTCGCCTGGAAGCCGTGGCGGGGTATGCGGCGTTCGATCTGGCCGAAACCTTCGGATTGACCATCGAAGGAATCGGCAAACCGTTCCCCCCGATTTTTCAGGAGGTGATCCGTCGTTTTCCGGAAGTGCCACGGGAACGGTTTTTGATGGTGGGGGATACCTTGGATACCGATGTGCTGGGCGCGGCGGCCATGGGATTTGCCAGTTGTCTGGCGCTGTCCGGGGCGTGCGCCGGATGGGGAGACTCCCTGGAAAGCTTGTGTGATGTGCGGGGCATCCGTCCCGATTTTGTGATCGCATCCCTGGGCGGTTGA